Proteins encoded in a region of the Stieleria neptunia genome:
- the msrA gene encoding peptide-methionine (S)-S-oxide reductase MsrA: MMSNTRVAVRVVEQPQRKTLKTLWICFWVLAALASFCLNVSAVEVDTKDQPPKEELVATFAGGCFWCTEAVFERMVGVNDVISGYIGGTVPNPTYEQVCGKKTGHAEAVEIYYDPSQVTYEELLEVFFKTHDPTTLNKQGADEGPQYRSSVFFHNEQQKDATEAYIKKLNKSGEFDRKIVTLLEKATTFYPAEEVHQDFYRKNPNYGYCQLVVKDKVRKFNRNFGDKIKK; the protein is encoded by the coding sequence ATGATGTCAAACACGAGAGTTGCAGTTCGAGTGGTCGAGCAACCCCAACGCAAGACGCTGAAAACCCTCTGGATCTGCTTTTGGGTCCTGGCCGCGCTGGCCAGCTTCTGCCTGAATGTCTCCGCTGTCGAGGTTGATACCAAAGACCAGCCGCCGAAGGAAGAACTTGTCGCCACCTTTGCCGGCGGATGTTTCTGGTGCACCGAAGCGGTGTTCGAGCGGATGGTCGGCGTCAACGACGTGATCAGCGGTTACATCGGTGGCACCGTTCCCAATCCGACCTACGAGCAGGTGTGCGGAAAGAAAACCGGACACGCCGAGGCGGTCGAAATCTACTACGACCCGTCCCAGGTCACGTACGAAGAGCTACTGGAAGTCTTTTTCAAGACGCACGATCCGACCACACTGAACAAACAGGGTGCCGACGAAGGGCCGCAGTACCGCAGCAGCGTGTTCTTCCACAACGAGCAGCAGAAGGACGCGACGGAAGCGTACATCAAGAAATTGAACAAGTCGGGCGAATTTGACCGCAAGATCGTCACCCTGCTGGAAAAGGCCACGACGTTCTATCCGGCCGAGGAAGTTCACCAGGACTTCTATCGAAAGAACCCCAATTACGGCTATTGCCAACTGGTCGTCAAAGACAAGGTGCGAAAGTTCAATCGTAACTTTGGCGACAAAATCAAGAAGTAG